In Macrobrachium rosenbergii isolate ZJJX-2024 chromosome 19, ASM4041242v1, whole genome shotgun sequence, the following are encoded in one genomic region:
- the LOC136848810 gene encoding L-threonine 3-dehydrogenase-like isoform X3 produces the protein MSLPSEMRCLVKETEEQGYQLVKRPVPKPGPGDVIIKVERVAICGSDINLWKWNETARIIATLPFIPGHEAMGEVVALGEGVTELKLGQRVAVENHFYCGSCYLCKEKRGDICMRMNQYGHGRGTDQGGCAQYSRVPARYCYALTTSLTANQAVLLEPMGVAHNAVENIEVKGENVLVLGCGPVGLFAIAIAKALGAREVFGVDIDPGRLKLAEAMGATVTVNGNKEDIGETIMRHTDNNGIGRIIEASGAASLLNKSFSWLRKGGQMALIGLPKAPLHVENVLTDIVFKSLTLKTVHGRRIFHTWKECEQLIAGGLVTVDPVISHNIAMTQHEYAFQQLIGGHACKIVLDPQN, from the exons ATGTCCTTGCCATCAGAAATGAGATGCCTTGTTAAGGAAACGGAGGAACAAGGCTACCAGTTAGTGAAGAGACCAGTTCCCAAACCTGGTCCCGGTGACGTGATCATCAAAGTAGAAAGG GTGGCAATATGTGGCTCTGATATTAATCTTTGGAAGTGGAATGAAACAGCCCGCATCATAGCAACGCTTCCCTTCATACCAG GTCATGAGGCAATGGGAGAGGTGGTGGCTTTGGGCGAAGGAGTCACTGAACTGAAGCTAGGTCAACGTGTTGCTGTTGAAAACCACTTTTACTGTGGCTCTTGTTATCTCTGTAAG gagaagagaggagacaTATGTATGAGAATGAACCAATACGGGCATGGTCGTGGGACAGATCAGGGTGGCTGTGCTCAGTATTCACGTGTTCCAGCACGCTACTGCTATGCTCTAACCACCAGTCTGACTGCAAATCAGGCAGTATTACTTGAACCTATGG GTGTTGCACACAATGCAGTGGAGAATATTGAAGTAAAGGGAGAAAATGTTTTGGTGCTTGGATGTGGACCAGTTGGACTGTTTGCTATTGCCATAGCTAAAGCTCTAG GTGCTCGTGAAGTATTTGGAGTGGACATTGACCCTGGGCGACTGAAATTGGCAGAGGCAATGGGTGCTACTGTCACTGTCAATGGAAATAAG gAGGATATTGGAGAAACTATAATGCGTCACACAGACAATAATGGAATTGGACGCATCATAGAAGCAAGTGGAGCAGCTTCACTTCTTAATAAATCATTTAGCTGGCTTAGAAAG ggTGGACAGATGGCGTTAATTGGTCTCCCCAAAGCGCCGTTGCACGTAGAAAATGTGCTCACAGACATTGTCTTCAAATCCCTTACACTGAAAACTGTGCATGGAAGAAG GATTTTTCATACTTGGAAAGAGTGTGAACAACTAATTGCAGGTGGACTGGTCACCGTCGATCCAGTTATATCTCATAACATAGCAATGACACAGCATGAATATGCTTTCCAGCAGCTTATTGGTGGACATGCATGTAAAATTGTTCTGGATCCTCAGAATTGA
- the LOC136848810 gene encoding L-threonine 3-dehydrogenase-like isoform X2 encodes MKMSLPSEMRCLVKETEEQGYQLVKRPVPKPGPGDVIIKVERVAICGSDINLWKWNETARIIATLPFIPGHEAMGEVVALGEGVTELKLGQRVAVENHFYCGSCYLCKEKRGDICMRMNQYGHGRGTDQGGCAQYSRVPARYCYALTTSLTANQAVLLEPMGVAHNAVENIEVKGENVLVLGCGPVGLFAIAIAKALGAREVFGVDIDPGRLKLAEAMGATVTVNGNKEDIGETIMRHTDNNGIGRIIEASGAASLLNKSFSWLRKGGQMALIGLPKAPLHVENVLTDIVFKSLTLKTVHGRRIFHTWKECEQLIAGGLVTVDPVISHNIAMTQHEYAFQQLIGGHACKIVLDPQN; translated from the exons at GAAGATGTCCTTGCCATCAGAAATGAGATGCCTTGTTAAGGAAACGGAGGAACAAGGCTACCAGTTAGTGAAGAGACCAGTTCCCAAACCTGGTCCCGGTGACGTGATCATCAAAGTAGAAAGG GTGGCAATATGTGGCTCTGATATTAATCTTTGGAAGTGGAATGAAACAGCCCGCATCATAGCAACGCTTCCCTTCATACCAG GTCATGAGGCAATGGGAGAGGTGGTGGCTTTGGGCGAAGGAGTCACTGAACTGAAGCTAGGTCAACGTGTTGCTGTTGAAAACCACTTTTACTGTGGCTCTTGTTATCTCTGTAAG gagaagagaggagacaTATGTATGAGAATGAACCAATACGGGCATGGTCGTGGGACAGATCAGGGTGGCTGTGCTCAGTATTCACGTGTTCCAGCACGCTACTGCTATGCTCTAACCACCAGTCTGACTGCAAATCAGGCAGTATTACTTGAACCTATGG GTGTTGCACACAATGCAGTGGAGAATATTGAAGTAAAGGGAGAAAATGTTTTGGTGCTTGGATGTGGACCAGTTGGACTGTTTGCTATTGCCATAGCTAAAGCTCTAG GTGCTCGTGAAGTATTTGGAGTGGACATTGACCCTGGGCGACTGAAATTGGCAGAGGCAATGGGTGCTACTGTCACTGTCAATGGAAATAAG gAGGATATTGGAGAAACTATAATGCGTCACACAGACAATAATGGAATTGGACGCATCATAGAAGCAAGTGGAGCAGCTTCACTTCTTAATAAATCATTTAGCTGGCTTAGAAAG ggTGGACAGATGGCGTTAATTGGTCTCCCCAAAGCGCCGTTGCACGTAGAAAATGTGCTCACAGACATTGTCTTCAAATCCCTTACACTGAAAACTGTGCATGGAAGAAG GATTTTTCATACTTGGAAAGAGTGTGAACAACTAATTGCAGGTGGACTGGTCACCGTCGATCCAGTTATATCTCATAACATAGCAATGACACAGCATGAATATGCTTTCCAGCAGCTTATTGGTGGACATGCATGTAAAATTGTTCTGGATCCTCAGAATTGA
- the LOC136848810 gene encoding L-threonine 3-dehydrogenase-like isoform X1, which produces MRSKVTRYCTRRKMSLPSEMRCLVKETEEQGYQLVKRPVPKPGPGDVIIKVERVAICGSDINLWKWNETARIIATLPFIPGHEAMGEVVALGEGVTELKLGQRVAVENHFYCGSCYLCKEKRGDICMRMNQYGHGRGTDQGGCAQYSRVPARYCYALTTSLTANQAVLLEPMGVAHNAVENIEVKGENVLVLGCGPVGLFAIAIAKALGAREVFGVDIDPGRLKLAEAMGATVTVNGNKEDIGETIMRHTDNNGIGRIIEASGAASLLNKSFSWLRKGGQMALIGLPKAPLHVENVLTDIVFKSLTLKTVHGRRIFHTWKECEQLIAGGLVTVDPVISHNIAMTQHEYAFQQLIGGHACKIVLDPQN; this is translated from the exons ATGAGATCTAAAGTCACCAGATATTGTACACGTAG GAAGATGTCCTTGCCATCAGAAATGAGATGCCTTGTTAAGGAAACGGAGGAACAAGGCTACCAGTTAGTGAAGAGACCAGTTCCCAAACCTGGTCCCGGTGACGTGATCATCAAAGTAGAAAGG GTGGCAATATGTGGCTCTGATATTAATCTTTGGAAGTGGAATGAAACAGCCCGCATCATAGCAACGCTTCCCTTCATACCAG GTCATGAGGCAATGGGAGAGGTGGTGGCTTTGGGCGAAGGAGTCACTGAACTGAAGCTAGGTCAACGTGTTGCTGTTGAAAACCACTTTTACTGTGGCTCTTGTTATCTCTGTAAG gagaagagaggagacaTATGTATGAGAATGAACCAATACGGGCATGGTCGTGGGACAGATCAGGGTGGCTGTGCTCAGTATTCACGTGTTCCAGCACGCTACTGCTATGCTCTAACCACCAGTCTGACTGCAAATCAGGCAGTATTACTTGAACCTATGG GTGTTGCACACAATGCAGTGGAGAATATTGAAGTAAAGGGAGAAAATGTTTTGGTGCTTGGATGTGGACCAGTTGGACTGTTTGCTATTGCCATAGCTAAAGCTCTAG GTGCTCGTGAAGTATTTGGAGTGGACATTGACCCTGGGCGACTGAAATTGGCAGAGGCAATGGGTGCTACTGTCACTGTCAATGGAAATAAG gAGGATATTGGAGAAACTATAATGCGTCACACAGACAATAATGGAATTGGACGCATCATAGAAGCAAGTGGAGCAGCTTCACTTCTTAATAAATCATTTAGCTGGCTTAGAAAG ggTGGACAGATGGCGTTAATTGGTCTCCCCAAAGCGCCGTTGCACGTAGAAAATGTGCTCACAGACATTGTCTTCAAATCCCTTACACTGAAAACTGTGCATGGAAGAAG GATTTTTCATACTTGGAAAGAGTGTGAACAACTAATTGCAGGTGGACTGGTCACCGTCGATCCAGTTATATCTCATAACATAGCAATGACACAGCATGAATATGCTTTCCAGCAGCTTATTGGTGGACATGCATGTAAAATTGTTCTGGATCCTCAGAATTGA